One genomic region from Desulfomonilaceae bacterium encodes:
- the egtD gene encoding L-histidine N(alpha)-methyltransferase, giving the protein MRASSALTGLTAPNRLEEDATNTMACDVLAGLRAQQKYIPSKYFYDARGSKLFELICNLPEYYPTKIELRLLCDHAKEIVRGIGHGDLVELGSGANWKIRTLLEALGRRGRTNVRYMPVDVCASALTKSAAELTTLYPELKVNGIVADFTCDLHCVQSNRPKLVLFFGSTIGNLNEREASSFLKSVAATLNPGDRFLLGLDMVKPIEIIEAAYNDSQGLTAEFNKNMLLVINRELRANFKPDSFDHVAFFNSEDERVEMHLRANRDIWVEVKAIAASFVLRKGETIRTEICCKFSRDGAEKMIRDAGMKVSRWYSDPRGWFSLLEAVLSRP; this is encoded by the coding sequence ATGCGAGCATCTTCTGCTTTAACGGGACTCACTGCCCCAAACCGGTTAGAGGAAGACGCTACCAACACAATGGCTTGCGATGTTCTGGCGGGTCTGAGGGCCCAACAGAAATACATACCAAGTAAGTATTTCTACGATGCCCGTGGATCGAAGCTCTTTGAACTCATCTGCAATCTTCCTGAATATTATCCGACGAAAATTGAACTGCGGTTGCTCTGCGATCATGCAAAGGAAATAGTCCGAGGGATAGGGCATGGCGATCTCGTAGAATTGGGATCCGGGGCAAACTGGAAAATCCGGACATTGCTCGAAGCCTTGGGACGCCGGGGTAGAACCAATGTCCGATATATGCCGGTGGATGTGTGCGCTTCAGCTTTGACGAAATCCGCGGCCGAACTGACAACCCTCTACCCGGAACTCAAAGTCAATGGAATTGTGGCGGATTTTACTTGCGACCTACATTGTGTGCAATCGAACCGCCCCAAGCTTGTTCTGTTCTTCGGCAGCACCATCGGCAACCTGAACGAGCGGGAAGCGTCGTCTTTTCTAAAAAGTGTGGCCGCGACTCTCAATCCTGGCGATCGTTTTTTACTCGGGCTGGACATGGTCAAACCGATCGAAATCATTGAGGCTGCTTACAATGATTCGCAAGGCCTCACAGCCGAATTCAACAAGAATATGTTGCTCGTCATCAATCGTGAGTTGCGGGCAAATTTTAAACCGGATTCCTTTGACCACGTCGCATTCTTTAATAGTGAAGATGAACGCGTCGAAATGCATCTTCGAGCCAACAGAGACATTTGGGTAGAAGTCAAAGCCATCGCTGCGTCCTTCGTCCTGAGAAAAGGGGAAACTATTCGGACGGAGATTTGCTGTAAATTCAGTCGGGATGGCGCAGAAAAGATGATTCGTGACGCGGGGATGAAAGTGAGTCGTTGGTACTCCGATCCGAGAGGTTGGTTCTCACTGCTCGAGGCTGTTCTGAGCCGACCATGA
- a CDS encoding IscS subfamily cysteine desulfurase: MAPAVTSLVVEVLVTKLTKTRGVERQRRALCGICPAGCWVKVTYDSAGKMCKAEPDEDSELGMICDLGRQSPQIVYSPDRLRHPLLRTGPKGGYEFKRITWDEAFEIIVSRLNSIKETYGPEAAAIYTGRGSFEQSECDVFQPQGVAVSSASSVLFPFGSPNTLGVGALCYVSFAMIAPHVTAGGMMINMFSDLENADLIVVWGANPATDCPPLDFARIMKARQRGAEVVVIDPRRTGTAIATDAEWIPIRPGTDGALALGMCQVLIEEELYDESFVQDWTHGFNDFARYCQHFRPEVVETITRVPADTIRKLARRMASARGASPVMYSGLEYSDSGVQAIRATMTLWALAGQIDVPGGRCFTMRENQFPMNRGGHLPNPDVRKALGRDRFPVYSAYRGESHAICLPDAVLHGKPYPIRSLIIEGGSIITAWPQPHIWRETLAALDFLVCIDRFFTADAAYADLVLPAATYYEIESYMVYGPLFRIRERVVEPEGEARHGFFILAELAKRLGYGHLYPQTEEALLRHALKPSGFTLEQVRAADGLARVPTVMMEYRKWEKGRLRSDGRPGFETPTGKFEIASTILEEHGYDPLPVYTDPKEGPMAQPTLTEQFPLVFSSGSRVTTDFRSQFHNVPDLVKVRPEPTVTINSRDALDRNIATGALVEVASPRGSVRFRAYVTDNIMRGVVDASMGGGGPVGPQAWQDCNVNDLTDLKRYDPISGFPVYKALMCEVFRIDETGPIVAGGCSEELQSLAPTKGAQRMAVTKRRIYLDHNATTPLDPEVAKTVAECADLCFGNPSSIHGFGSEARSIVESARRQVAQLLNCTARRIVFTGGGSESDNLAIKGVAFARSGQGNHIITTAIEHPAVLEACKWLEGQGFRVTRLSASREGLIDPGDLEAALTADTTLVSVMAANNETGAVQPIAELARLARKHGALFHTDGVQAVGKIPIDVRQLDIDLLTLSGHKIHGPKGVGALYVRQGVTLDSLVHGGKQEHGLRAGTENTPGIAGLGKAAELAIQRFPEMDRIRSLRDRLEEGIKRIVPGARRNGPLEERLPNTVNLTLAGMRGESVVLALDHRGVALSSGSACRAGSPEPSHALLAMGLSPEEAHCALRFSLGLNNTKEEIDHTINLLGEIVRDTAAGVRFVPCR, translated from the coding sequence TTGGCGCCGGCTGTCACGTCGCTTGTTGTTGAGGTTCTTGTGACCAAATTAACAAAGACTCGTGGGGTTGAGCGACAGCGTCGGGCATTGTGCGGCATCTGTCCGGCCGGATGCTGGGTCAAAGTAACCTATGATTCGGCAGGGAAGATGTGTAAGGCAGAGCCGGACGAGGACTCGGAACTTGGTATGATATGCGATCTGGGCCGGCAGTCGCCCCAGATAGTTTATTCGCCGGATCGGCTGCGTCATCCGTTGCTAAGGACCGGTCCAAAGGGTGGGTATGAGTTTAAACGCATTACGTGGGACGAGGCTTTTGAGATAATTGTCTCCAGGCTCAACTCCATTAAGGAAACTTACGGGCCGGAAGCTGCAGCCATATACACGGGTAGAGGAAGTTTCGAGCAGTCTGAGTGCGATGTATTCCAGCCTCAGGGAGTAGCGGTATCTTCGGCTTCGAGCGTCCTGTTCCCCTTTGGGTCGCCGAATACCCTGGGCGTGGGCGCCCTTTGCTATGTATCCTTTGCGATGATCGCTCCGCACGTAACCGCGGGCGGAATGATGATTAATATGTTCTCGGATCTGGAGAACGCTGATCTCATTGTCGTGTGGGGAGCTAATCCTGCGACCGACTGCCCACCTTTGGATTTCGCCCGCATCATGAAGGCCCGGCAGCGTGGCGCCGAGGTTGTAGTTATCGATCCCAGGCGTACCGGAACGGCAATCGCGACCGACGCCGAGTGGATCCCAATTAGGCCGGGCACTGACGGGGCCCTGGCGCTCGGCATGTGTCAGGTTCTCATCGAAGAGGAACTCTACGACGAGAGCTTTGTTCAGGACTGGACCCATGGTTTCAACGACTTCGCGAGGTATTGTCAGCACTTTCGCCCCGAGGTCGTGGAGACGATCACTAGAGTCCCTGCCGACACTATCCGGAAGTTAGCCAGGCGCATGGCCTCTGCACGGGGAGCCTCTCCTGTCATGTACAGCGGGCTGGAATACAGTGACAGCGGAGTTCAGGCAATTAGGGCCACAATGACACTCTGGGCGCTGGCCGGTCAGATTGACGTTCCAGGCGGTCGTTGCTTCACCATGCGGGAGAACCAATTCCCCATGAACAGGGGGGGACATCTTCCCAACCCGGACGTGAGAAAGGCCCTCGGCCGAGATCGCTTTCCTGTGTACAGCGCATACCGCGGGGAATCTCATGCCATTTGCCTTCCGGACGCGGTTTTGCACGGAAAACCCTATCCGATCAGGTCACTAATCATCGAAGGCGGCTCGATAATCACTGCGTGGCCCCAACCTCATATCTGGCGCGAGACATTGGCGGCGCTGGACTTTCTGGTATGCATAGATCGTTTTTTCACGGCCGATGCTGCGTATGCCGACCTGGTGCTTCCGGCGGCGACATATTATGAGATTGAATCATACATGGTGTACGGCCCACTTTTCAGGATCCGGGAACGTGTCGTCGAGCCTGAGGGTGAGGCACGCCACGGCTTCTTCATTCTTGCCGAATTGGCCAAACGCCTGGGTTATGGGCATCTATATCCTCAGACTGAGGAAGCGCTGCTGAGACATGCGCTGAAGCCGTCCGGGTTTACCCTCGAACAGGTGCGGGCAGCGGATGGCCTTGCTCGGGTTCCCACGGTGATGATGGAATACCGTAAGTGGGAAAAGGGCAGGCTGCGATCCGACGGCCGACCCGGCTTCGAAACCCCAACGGGTAAGTTTGAGATTGCTTCGACGATTCTGGAGGAACACGGCTACGACCCACTTCCGGTGTACACCGACCCGAAAGAAGGCCCCATGGCGCAGCCGACCCTTACGGAACAGTTTCCGCTGGTGTTTAGTTCCGGGTCCAGGGTCACCACTGATTTTCGTTCCCAGTTCCACAATGTTCCCGATCTCGTGAAGGTGCGACCGGAACCGACGGTCACCATAAATTCCAGGGACGCTCTGGACCGTAACATTGCCACCGGCGCTCTCGTCGAGGTGGCCAGTCCACGGGGCAGCGTCAGATTCAGGGCGTACGTTACCGACAACATCATGCGGGGTGTAGTCGACGCTAGCATGGGTGGAGGCGGACCTGTAGGGCCGCAAGCCTGGCAAGACTGTAATGTCAACGATCTGACCGATCTAAAGCGATATGATCCCATCTCCGGGTTTCCCGTATACAAGGCTCTGATGTGCGAAGTGTTCCGGATTGATGAAACTGGGCCAATAGTGGCCGGCGGTTGTTCCGAGGAACTTCAGTCGTTGGCGCCGACGAAGGGCGCCCAGCGAATGGCTGTCACGAAGCGGCGCATCTATCTGGACCACAACGCAACCACGCCGCTGGACCCGGAGGTCGCTAAAACAGTGGCCGAATGCGCCGATCTATGCTTCGGTAACCCTTCCAGCATTCATGGATTCGGCAGCGAAGCCAGATCCATCGTTGAATCCGCGCGGCGGCAGGTAGCTCAATTGCTCAACTGCACAGCGAGAAGAATAGTTTTCACGGGTGGAGGCTCCGAATCCGACAATCTGGCGATCAAAGGAGTCGCCTTTGCTCGCAGCGGACAAGGTAACCACATTATTACCACCGCTATAGAGCATCCTGCTGTCCTGGAAGCATGCAAGTGGCTGGAAGGCCAGGGTTTTAGGGTAACGAGGCTTTCGGCGAGCAGGGAAGGCTTAATCGATCCAGGTGATTTGGAAGCAGCGTTGACTGCAGACACTACATTGGTAAGTGTTATGGCCGCGAACAATGAAACCGGAGCTGTTCAACCCATAGCCGAACTCGCACGGTTGGCTCGAAAGCATGGAGCGCTTTTCCACACGGACGGAGTGCAGGCCGTCGGCAAGATTCCCATCGATGTCCGGCAGTTGGATATAGACCTCCTCACTTTGTCGGGTCATAAAATCCACGGGCCCAAAGGCGTCGGCGCCCTGTATGTTCGACAGGGGGTCACGCTCGATTCACTGGTTCACGGCGGTAAACAGGAACACGGTCTACGAGCGGGAACAGAAAACACCCCAGGTATCGCTGGGCTGGGCAAAGCCGCTGAGCTAGCGATTCAAAGATTCCCTGAAATGGATAGGATACGGAGTTTGAGGGATAGGCTGGAGGAGGGGATCAAGAGAATCGTCCCGGGCGCCAGACGTAACGGGCCACTTGAGGAGCGGCTTCCTAACACGGTTAACCTGACATTAGCGGGAATGCGGGGCGAGTCGGTTGTTCTTGCCCTGGATCATCGCGGAGTAGCTCTCTCTTCGGGGTCCGCCTGTAGGGCGGGCTCCCCGGAACCATCGCACGCCCTGCTTGCCATGGGACTGTCTCCAGAGGAAGCCCATTGCGCTCTCAGATTTTCGCTGGGCCTGAACAACACTAAAGAAGAGATCGACCATACGATCAATCTCTTGGGAGAAATTGTTAGGGATACCGCTGCTGGCGTCCGCTTCGTTCCTTGTCGCTAG
- a CDS encoding MBL fold metallo-hydrolase, which translates to MTVRIRNNLWHVGGNGLTDPSDADIYLIRFADKAALIDAGSGRGQAQLIKNIAECMEPGVQLEYLLLTHCHFDHSGGAKAVRDEYGCRIVAHELDAIYLESGDNRVTGASWYGAQAEPFTVDIKLQGKESKLAVGSGSLTAIHCPGHSPGSVAYTTEIDGELILFGQDIHGPIHSEFLSDEKQYLDSLTRLISLDADLLLEGHFGVIEPKHEVRQFIEYWRSPLGVSHYAILYAPDGWVESQKMKPLPVVKCLTRQRKLSDIPIVGETFRKLDCANGPGSSLVE; encoded by the coding sequence GTGACTGTAAGAATCAGGAACAATCTATGGCACGTGGGCGGGAACGGCCTAACTGATCCGTCTGACGCAGACATCTACCTTATAAGGTTCGCAGATAAAGCTGCTCTCATAGACGCCGGAAGTGGGCGAGGTCAAGCGCAATTGATAAAAAACATCGCCGAATGCATGGAACCAGGCGTGCAGCTCGAATACCTACTTTTGACTCACTGTCACTTCGATCATAGCGGTGGCGCAAAGGCTGTGAGAGACGAATACGGTTGCCGAATCGTGGCGCATGAGTTGGATGCGATCTATCTCGAATCAGGCGACAATCGTGTGACTGGAGCTTCCTGGTATGGGGCCCAAGCCGAACCCTTCACTGTAGACATCAAATTGCAGGGAAAAGAATCGAAACTTGCCGTCGGTAGCGGCTCCTTGACAGCCATTCACTGCCCGGGCCACTCCCCAGGTTCGGTGGCGTATACTACAGAGATTGACGGTGAGCTTATTCTTTTCGGACAGGACATCCACGGCCCGATCCATTCGGAATTCCTGTCTGATGAAAAACAGTATCTGGATTCTTTGACAAGACTTATAAGCCTGGATGCAGATCTTCTTCTTGAAGGCCATTTTGGCGTCATCGAGCCAAAACACGAGGTTAGACAATTTATCGAGTATTGGAGATCCCCGCTGGGAGTGTCTCATTACGCTATTTTGTACGCTCCCGATGGTTGGGTGGAAAGCCAAAAAATGAAACCGCTTCCGGTCGTCAAGTGTCTGACACGCCAGAGGAAATTAAGTGATATTCCAATTGTTGGTGAAACGTTTCGGAAATTGGACTGCGCCAATGGGCCAGGTTCTAGTCTTGTGGAATAG
- a CDS encoding MBL fold metallo-hydrolase, with protein sequence MSVRIRNNLWQVGGRGLTDPSDAASYLLRFGDKAVLIDAGSGRGQAQLIKNIAECLEPDAQLEYLLLTHCHFDHTGGARAIREEYGCRIVAHELDAIYLESGDNRVTGAALYGARLEPFPIDIKLQGQESKLAIGPGAVTAIHCPGHSPGSVVYTTDIDGQLVLFGQDAHGPIHSEFLSDEKQYLDSLARLLNLEADLLLEGHFGVIETKQEVREFIESCITPSPQPCRC encoded by the coding sequence GTGAGCGTAAGAATCAGAAATAATTTATGGCAAGTCGGCGGAAGAGGGCTGACTGATCCCTCGGACGCCGCCTCTTACCTACTAAGGTTCGGCGACAAAGCAGTTCTCATTGACGCCGGAAGTGGGCGAGGTCAAGCGCAATTGATAAAAAACATTGCCGAATGCCTGGAACCAGACGCTCAACTTGAATACCTTCTGCTGACTCACTGTCACTTCGATCATACCGGCGGCGCCCGCGCCATAAGAGAGGAATACGGCTGCCGAATCGTGGCTCATGAGTTGGATGCGATCTATCTCGAATCAGGCGACAACCGTGTGACTGGAGCAGCGCTCTACGGAGCCCGCCTGGAACCATTCCCCATCGATATCAAATTACAGGGCCAAGAATCGAAACTCGCTATTGGCCCCGGCGCCGTGACCGCCATTCACTGCCCGGGCCACTCCCCTGGTTCGGTCGTGTATACTACGGACATTGACGGTCAACTTGTTCTTTTTGGGCAAGACGCGCACGGTCCGATCCATTCGGAATTCCTTTCCGATGAAAAACAGTATCTGGATTCGTTGGCAAGACTTCTAAACCTGGAGGCCGATCTCCTTCTGGAAGGCCATTTTGGCGTCATCGAGACAAAACAAGAGGTTCGAGAATTTATTGAGTCTTGCATAACCCCATCTCCGCAACCATGTCGGTGCTAG
- a CDS encoding (4Fe-4S)-binding protein, with translation MAKIKKIVKTIKIEADKCNGCRACEIICSTYHATPQYSSVNPARSRIHVISRRLKNIWLPVFAGEYAPAECMGRDKYVIDGKEYDECSFCRASCPSRDLFKEPDSGLPLKCDMCESDPPLSKPKCVEKCLNNVLIYEEREEEVEEEVKLEDVEIGLESMIDKYGMQKVFDTFSRMSASKRG, from the coding sequence TTGGCCAAAATTAAGAAGATAGTCAAGACAATCAAGATAGAAGCTGATAAATGCAATGGCTGTCGGGCGTGTGAGATCATCTGCTCAACGTATCACGCTACGCCTCAATACAGCAGCGTCAATCCGGCAAGGTCACGTATTCATGTGATCAGCCGTCGGCTGAAAAACATCTGGCTTCCGGTATTCGCGGGTGAGTATGCGCCGGCCGAATGTATGGGCAGAGACAAATACGTGATTGACGGAAAGGAATACGACGAGTGTTCCTTTTGCAGGGCTTCCTGTCCATCCAGGGACCTTTTCAAGGAACCGGATTCCGGCCTTCCTCTCAAATGCGATATGTGTGAAAGCGATCCACCACTATCGAAACCGAAGTGTGTTGAGAAGTGTCTCAACAATGTGCTGATCTATGAAGAAAGGGAAGAGGAAGTCGAGGAAGAGGTGAAGCTGGAGGACGTGGAGATAGGACTGGAATCCATGATCGACAAGTATGGCATGCAGAAGGTCTTTGATACCTTTTCCCGGATGTCGGCGTCAAAAAGGGGCTAA
- a CDS encoding aldehyde ferredoxin oxidoreductase C-terminal domain-containing protein codes for MRYAETGFNLEIDLARGSIERVATDPKLTELHLGGLGTSVKMHWDRVRPETKAFDPENLLIISSGLLNGTPAYSANRTLVTFVSPQSNFLAYPMMGGFFGAELKYAGYDKVVFRNKSPKLVYIWIKNDKVEIRDASHLKGKGALETQDLIREELNEPRAQVAAIGLAGENRVFTASIEQSRSSASRLGGGAVMGDKNIKAVAVRGTKDLYLARGAEFMEHMAKVTEYINFRNTNPIPDVMTILSGIGSPQEMKHTDEKWHTENFMWGNARTRRRDFWSKPNEENWTTTQLAAIQRLISCFNCPQQCGALVSSEVAGGRKYMMKCFGKLTYSMAAYVDDLRFNFKILERATEYGVDSFSTPQILAFAVELYEAGILTDKDFEGCPSDKEGRFFWLLDRVVRREGIGDILADGVYYAARKIGNGAEKFDHNTIKKHEQLPLKLGMLDPIYFLMYSTNEKISITQIEGNFPQAAFPTREQRESFVRDWPQVPNEKFKQYVMEWEPRGDNAIPYFPTPDMACEIVDWMEMLHNIDDALGLCAGMASFCLKPPYHIHNYPLLISAATGMDLDEAGLKKIVNRSRNLHRAFNNKRGMRRADEKPPEDHWKRRFPELEEQLLSTYYKFKGWNMDGIPTRERLMELDLGYVAEELEKRGILEVGQN; via the coding sequence ATGAGATATGCAGAGACCGGATTTAATCTGGAAATAGATCTGGCCCGAGGAAGCATTGAGAGGGTGGCGACTGACCCAAAATTGACGGAACTTCATCTCGGGGGTTTGGGTACCAGCGTCAAGATGCACTGGGATAGGGTTCGCCCTGAGACTAAAGCGTTTGATCCTGAAAATTTACTGATAATAAGCTCCGGTCTTCTCAACGGCACCCCGGCTTATAGCGCTAATCGTACCCTTGTTACTTTCGTTTCTCCCCAGTCGAATTTTCTGGCGTACCCAATGATGGGGGGATTCTTTGGCGCGGAATTGAAATATGCCGGTTATGACAAAGTGGTGTTTCGCAATAAGTCCCCCAAGTTGGTCTACATCTGGATAAAAAATGACAAAGTGGAAATCCGTGACGCCTCTCATTTGAAGGGCAAGGGCGCTCTTGAAACTCAAGATCTTATAAGAGAGGAACTGAACGAGCCGAGAGCCCAGGTCGCCGCTATTGGACTGGCTGGTGAAAATCGGGTTTTCACGGCTTCCATCGAGCAAAGCAGGTCCAGCGCGAGCAGGCTCGGCGGAGGCGCCGTTATGGGAGACAAAAATATAAAGGCAGTCGCTGTCCGTGGAACAAAAGACCTCTATCTTGCCCGAGGGGCTGAATTCATGGAACATATGGCGAAAGTGACGGAATATATAAACTTCCGAAACACAAACCCGATTCCTGACGTAATGACTATTTTGTCAGGGATTGGGTCGCCGCAGGAAATGAAACATACCGACGAGAAGTGGCACACTGAAAACTTCATGTGGGGAAACGCACGCACCAGGAGAAGAGACTTCTGGAGCAAGCCGAACGAAGAGAATTGGACTACAACTCAATTAGCCGCCATCCAACGCCTGATAAGTTGTTTCAACTGTCCACAACAGTGCGGAGCCCTAGTGTCATCCGAGGTGGCAGGCGGCAGGAAATACATGATGAAATGCTTTGGAAAACTCACATATTCCATGGCAGCCTATGTGGACGATCTTCGCTTCAACTTTAAAATCCTTGAACGCGCCACTGAATATGGGGTGGACTCATTTTCCACTCCGCAGATCCTGGCGTTCGCCGTTGAACTCTATGAAGCTGGAATTCTGACTGACAAGGACTTCGAAGGATGCCCGTCCGACAAGGAGGGGAGATTTTTCTGGTTACTTGACAGAGTAGTCCGGAGGGAAGGAATCGGAGACATTCTTGCGGATGGAGTTTATTACGCAGCTCGAAAAATTGGCAACGGCGCGGAAAAATTCGATCATAATACGATCAAGAAACACGAGCAACTTCCCCTCAAGCTGGGAATGTTGGATCCCATCTATTTCCTTATGTATTCCACCAACGAGAAGATAAGTATTACCCAAATTGAAGGGAATTTTCCACAGGCGGCTTTTCCCACGAGAGAACAGAGAGAATCGTTTGTAAGGGATTGGCCCCAAGTTCCAAACGAAAAATTTAAACAATATGTTATGGAATGGGAACCAAGGGGAGACAACGCGATCCCGTATTTTCCAACTCCAGATATGGCCTGTGAAATTGTGGATTGGATGGAGATGCTGCACAATATTGATGATGCCCTGGGATTGTGCGCCGGGATGGCGTCATTTTGTCTGAAGCCTCCATATCATATACACAACTACCCATTACTTATCTCGGCAGCGACGGGGATGGACCTGGACGAAGCCGGATTAAAAAAGATCGTCAACAGGAGTCGGAACCTACACCGTGCTTTCAACAACAAGAGAGGCATGAGGAGAGCTGATGAAAAGCCCCCTGAAGACCACTGGAAAAGGAGATTCCCTGAACTTGAAGAACAACTTTTGTCTACATATTACAAATTTAAGGGATGGAATATGGACGGCATACCTACAAGAGAAAGATTGATGGAACTGGACCTGGGGTATGTAGCGGAAGAACTGGAAAAAAGGGGGATCTTGGAAGTTGGCCAAAATTAA
- a CDS encoding SPFH domain-containing protein → MSAAIIITAILFAVFVSVLWALSSRYQRCPANRILVIYGKTGKGAAKCIHGGAAFVWPLFQDYAWLDLEPFVVPIDLNNALSQENIRVSVPTSVTVAISTEEGIMQNASIRLLGQGIEEVKAQAQSVILGQMRQVMATMRIEEINRDRQAFMTKVNESLSVELEKIGLSVINVNIKDIEDDSGYIKALGRKAAAEAVNQALVDVAEQEKNGTIGVAERQRDQKRAVAAANAAAAVGEAEAERDRRKALAAADAEASIGEAEAGRNRRQKVSLLEAEAVNVEAQASASVANFQATRKVAEEEARSKGQSASVQADGAIRVAEQDAQRQAEEARARREQARLNAEIVVFAEAEKQKAILEAEALRQKSVLIAKGEAEGTIARMQAEAQGVKSQLDSKAQGYKALIEACSADPQLTASLLLIEKLTELMQIQADAIRNLPIEKVMVWDGGGEGGLSDLGKRFMGVLPPIHELARIAGLELPEFLGKATRKPADESSEKEIVDRHL, encoded by the coding sequence ATGAGCGCCGCAATAATTATTACCGCAATTCTGTTTGCTGTCTTCGTATCGGTTTTATGGGCATTAAGTTCACGATACCAGCGCTGCCCCGCCAACCGCATTCTGGTCATTTACGGTAAAACGGGAAAAGGCGCAGCCAAGTGTATCCATGGAGGAGCGGCTTTTGTGTGGCCATTGTTTCAGGATTACGCCTGGTTGGATCTGGAGCCGTTCGTAGTTCCTATTGATTTGAACAATGCGCTCTCACAGGAAAACATTCGGGTTTCGGTCCCTACATCAGTCACAGTGGCAATCAGCACAGAAGAGGGCATCATGCAAAACGCCTCAATCAGATTACTCGGCCAGGGTATAGAGGAAGTGAAGGCGCAGGCGCAAAGCGTTATATTGGGTCAGATGCGTCAGGTGATGGCCACCATGAGGATAGAAGAGATTAACCGTGACCGCCAGGCATTCATGACAAAAGTCAATGAATCCTTGTCGGTAGAACTTGAAAAAATAGGACTTTCCGTAATCAACGTTAACATCAAGGATATTGAAGACGACAGCGGATATATAAAGGCTCTTGGACGAAAAGCAGCGGCTGAAGCTGTAAATCAGGCGCTGGTCGACGTTGCGGAGCAGGAAAAAAATGGCACTATTGGGGTGGCGGAGAGGCAACGCGATCAGAAACGAGCGGTGGCTGCTGCAAACGCCGCTGCGGCCGTAGGCGAGGCTGAAGCCGAAAGGGACCGCCGAAAAGCTCTGGCCGCGGCTGACGCCGAAGCTTCCATTGGAGAGGCCGAAGCCGGGCGTAATCGCAGACAGAAAGTATCTCTACTGGAAGCTGAGGCTGTAAACGTCGAAGCTCAGGCCAGCGCTTCGGTAGCAAATTTTCAAGCTACCCGGAAGGTTGCCGAAGAGGAAGCCAGATCCAAAGGTCAAAGCGCATCCGTTCAGGCGGATGGGGCGATCAGGGTTGCCGAACAGGATGCGCAGCGGCAGGCTGAAGAAGCTCGGGCACGGCGTGAACAGGCACGTCTGAATGCTGAAATTGTAGTTTTTGCTGAAGCTGAAAAACAGAAAGCAATTTTGGAGGCCGAAGCTTTACGGCAGAAAAGCGTGTTAATCGCAAAAGGGGAAGCTGAAGGTACCATCGCTCGTATGCAGGCGGAAGCGCAAGGCGTCAAATCTCAACTTGATTCAAAGGCGCAAGGTTATAAGGCTCTGATTGAGGCATGCAGCGCGGACCCACAATTAACAGCGTCCCTGCTTCTCATAGAGAAACTGACTGAGCTGATGCAAATCCAGGCGGATGCAATTAGAAACCTGCCAATTGAAAAGGTGATGGTCTGGGATGGTGGGGGCGAAGGAGGACTGAGTGATCTTGGCAAGCGTTTCATGGGAGTTCTCCCTCCAATACATGAATTAGCCCGGATTGCCGGATTGGAACTGCCGGAGTTCCTGGGCAAGGCAACCCGGAAACCAGCGGATGAATCCTCAGAAAAAGAAATTGTCGATCGACACTTATAG